The following proteins are encoded in a genomic region of Clostridium kluyveri:
- a CDS encoding SHOCT-like domain-containing protein, translated as MNEEMARVLKMVEEGKITADKAMELIESLKDKNTDVQVSSDNDIMDKMLKIRVNSIDGDNVNVNLPVKFIKIMLKTVGKIPLSDNVKGMENIDLNLISEAIDNGLLGKIVDVKSANGDIVEVVIE; from the coding sequence ATGAATGAAGAAATGGCAAGAGTGTTAAAGATGGTGGAAGAGGGTAAAATTACGGCAGATAAGGCTATGGAACTTATAGAGTCACTTAAGGATAAAAATACAGATGTTCAAGTTTCTTCAGATAATGATATCATGGATAAAATGTTAAAGATAAGAGTTAATTCTATTGATGGGGATAATGTAAATGTAAATCTTCCAGTAAAATTTATAAAGATAATGCTTAAAACTGTGGGCAAGATTCCCCTAAGTGATAATGTGAAAGGAATGGAAAATATTGATTTAAATCTTATTTCAGAGGCTATAGACAATGGACTTTTAGGTAAAATAGTGGATGTGAAAAGTGCAAATGGAGATATAGTTGAGGTGGTAATAGAATAG
- a CDS encoding DUF2089 domain-containing protein → MAYKIIGKCPICKSKLLISKLKCPKCSTIIENNFEMSKFEYLTLEQLKFIEVFLKNRGNIKDVEKELGISYPTVRAKLDEVIAALGYNVAQDVKVDKKKVVDMLDKGQISADEAIKMLNE, encoded by the coding sequence TTGGCGTATAAAATAATAGGCAAATGTCCTATATGTAAATCTAAGCTTTTAATTTCAAAACTTAAATGTCCTAAATGCAGCACAATAATTGAAAATAACTTTGAAATGTCGAAATTTGAATATTTAACACTGGAACAGCTTAAATTTATAGAGGTATTTCTAAAGAATAGAGGAAATATAAAAGATGTGGAAAAGGAGCTTGGAATATCCTATCCTACTGTGAGAGCAAAGCTTGATGAGGTCATAGCTGCTCTTGGATATAATGTAGCTCAGGATGTGAAAGTTGATAAAAAGAAAGTAGTGGATATGTTAGATAAAGGACAGATAAGTGCAGATGAAGCCATTAAAATGTTAAATGAGTAA
- a CDS encoding LiaI-LiaF-like domain-containing protein, with protein sequence MIKGRRVGTFTSGVILVVFGVMFLMHSMFKNISYELIISLWPVILIFIGVEVIIAYILNKEEKIRYDTGAIVIVMVLCIFAMVMGIMQFAITNYPQFRSMF encoded by the coding sequence ATGATTAAGGGGAGAAGAGTAGGTACATTTACTTCAGGTGTAATTCTTGTGGTATTTGGAGTAATGTTTTTAATGCATAGTATGTTTAAAAATATAAGTTATGAACTGATAATATCCTTGTGGCCGGTAATATTAATTTTTATTGGAGTAGAGGTTATTATAGCATATATCCTAAACAAAGAGGAGAAAATAAGGTATGATACAGGAGCTATAGTTATTGTAATGGTACTTTGTATTTTTGCTATGGTAATGGGGATAATGCAGTTTGCAATTACAAATTATCCTCAATTTAGGAGTATGTTTTAA
- a CDS encoding RNA polymerase sigma factor: protein MVIIWENQFENYIKQYQRLIITICFSFTKNYFDAEDISQQTFLTAYKNMNKFDGSNFKAWVTKIALNKCRDYVKNPARKLESLSSEDYKYIEDIKDSPEESLLNKDSDEKIYNLCRRLKEPYKTVAINYFCKNIKLSDMAKDTGENLKTLQTRLYRAKKFLKILWKEEFI, encoded by the coding sequence GTGGTGATTATTTGGGAAAATCAATTTGAAAATTATATAAAACAGTATCAACGCCTAATTATTACTATCTGTTTTTCCTTTACTAAAAACTATTTTGATGCAGAGGACATATCACAGCAAACCTTTTTGACTGCCTATAAAAATATGAATAAGTTTGATGGCAGCAATTTTAAAGCTTGGGTTACAAAAATTGCATTAAATAAATGTAGGGATTATGTTAAGAATCCCGCCAGAAAGTTAGAAAGTTTAAGTAGTGAGGATTATAAATATATAGAGGATATAAAAGATTCTCCAGAGGAAAGTCTATTGAATAAGGATAGTGATGAAAAAATATATAATCTATGCAGAAGATTAAAAGAACCTTATAAGACTGTAGCAATAAATTACTTTTGTAAAAACATAAAACTTTCAGATATGGCAAAAGATACAGGAGAAAATTTAAAAACACTGCAAACAAGATTATATAGAGCAAAAAAATTTCTTAAAATTTTATGGAAGGAGGAATTTATTTGA
- a CDS encoding heavy metal translocating P-type ATPase, translating into MIQLLKDDDKRTLLFLALSLIALIISFFNMESAAWIAIIFCGIPIVKGAILGLVTEFDIKADVLVSIALIASIFIGEIFAAGEVAFIMTIGAYLEERTVAKARAGIEKLVHLTPTTARIVQNGEEAIISAEQIKEGDILRVLAGETIAVDGMIIKGQTSVDQSIMTGESLPVDKDEGDEVFSGTVNQFGTFEMVAQKVGEDSSLQRMIRLVESADAGKAKIVGIADRWATWIVVIALAAAVGTWFVTHEIIRSVTILVVFCPCALVLATPTAIMAGIGNATKYGILVREGDALERLAKIKRMAFDKTGTITYGKPEVVQVKSCVPNINSEALLALAASAELRSEHPLGKAIVSYYKSKNGKLPEESSTFTLIAGRGVLADVDGIRILAGNETLLSEQRTELPVTLYQSAEEAKADGSTVIYVAADQKAIGLIALSDTLRPDASKTIDAIHQTGIQTVLLTGDAPQAANHMARIAGITDLKSSCLPEDKMKAIKEYQNKGEFVCMVGDGINDAPALKTAHVGIAMGGIGSDIAIDAADIALVGDDIKEIPHLLQLSRKTMQTININLAASMMLNFIAIALAITGILNPVVGALVHNVGSVAVIINSSLLLKWRKLK; encoded by the coding sequence TTGATACAACTATTAAAGGATGATGACAAAAGAACATTATTATTTCTTGCATTATCTCTAATTGCTCTAATTATAAGTTTTTTTAATATGGAAAGTGCGGCATGGATTGCAATTATTTTTTGTGGTATTCCCATTGTAAAAGGGGCCATTTTAGGACTAGTAACTGAATTTGATATTAAGGCAGATGTATTAGTTTCAATTGCATTGATTGCCTCAATCTTTATCGGGGAAATATTTGCAGCTGGTGAAGTGGCTTTTATTATGACAATCGGAGCTTATTTGGAAGAGCGTACTGTTGCTAAGGCCCGTGCTGGAATTGAAAAGTTGGTACATCTTACTCCCACGACCGCAAGGATTGTACAAAATGGCGAAGAGGCTATAATTTCCGCGGAGCAAATCAAAGAAGGTGATATTTTAAGGGTATTAGCAGGAGAGACAATAGCTGTTGATGGAATGATTATTAAAGGACAAACCTCTGTGGATCAGTCTATAATGACTGGAGAATCTTTACCTGTAGATAAAGATGAAGGTGATGAAGTTTTCAGCGGCACTGTCAATCAATTTGGTACTTTTGAAATGGTTGCACAGAAAGTTGGAGAGGACAGCTCTCTTCAGAGGATGATCCGTCTTGTTGAATCAGCAGATGCAGGAAAGGCAAAAATTGTTGGAATAGCTGATAGGTGGGCTACGTGGATTGTAGTCATAGCACTTGCGGCGGCAGTTGGCACATGGTTTGTTACCCATGAAATTATCCGATCAGTTACCATCCTTGTTGTATTTTGTCCATGTGCATTAGTGCTTGCAACACCCACAGCTATTATGGCTGGAATTGGAAATGCTACAAAATATGGTATTCTTGTCCGGGAAGGTGATGCATTAGAGCGGCTTGCCAAAATAAAGAGAATGGCATTTGATAAAACAGGTACTATTACATACGGTAAACCCGAAGTGGTTCAGGTAAAAAGCTGTGTACCAAATATCAATTCAGAAGCATTACTTGCGCTTGCGGCATCTGCGGAACTTCGTTCAGAACATCCTCTGGGGAAAGCAATTGTTTCCTATTATAAGAGTAAAAATGGTAAACTGCCAGAAGAGTCAAGTACCTTTACTCTTATTGCGGGTAGAGGGGTTTTGGCTGATGTAGATGGTATCAGGATATTGGCAGGTAATGAAACTCTGTTATCTGAACAAAGAACTGAATTACCAGTTACTCTTTATCAATCAGCGGAAGAAGCTAAGGCAGATGGAAGTACAGTGATTTATGTTGCAGCAGACCAAAAAGCTATTGGACTTATTGCATTGTCGGATACGCTTCGTCCTGATGCTTCAAAAACAATTGATGCAATACACCAGACGGGAATTCAAACTGTATTGCTTACTGGTGATGCACCACAGGCAGCAAATCATATGGCACGGATTGCTGGGATTACAGATTTGAAATCAAGCTGTTTGCCTGAAGATAAAATGAAAGCTATCAAAGAGTATCAGAATAAAGGTGAATTTGTTTGTATGGTGGGTGATGGAATTAATGATGCTCCTGCATTAAAGACAGCACATGTAGGAATAGCTATGGGTGGAATTGGAAGTGATATTGCAATTGATGCTGCAGATATTGCCCTTGTGGGGGATGATATCAAGGAAATACCACACCTTTTACAGCTTTCCAGAAAAACTATGCAAACCATTAATATAAACCTTGCAGCTTCTATGATGCTTAATTTTATTGCTATTGCTCTGGCCATTACAGGCATATTAAATCCCGTTGTTGGGGCACTAGTACATAATGTTGGTTCCGTTGCAGTTATCATTAATTCATCATTATTATTAAAATGGAGGAAATTAAAATGA
- a CDS encoding metal-sensing transcriptional repressor, which translates to MRQCMDAGNLHRRLNKIMGQIKAIDKMVDEDIPCEDVLIQINAAKSALHKVGQVVLEGHLNHCVREGIEHGDADRTIADFAKAIEHFSRMS; encoded by the coding sequence ATGCGTCAATGCATGGATGCAGGCAATCTACACAGACGGCTGAATAAAATCATGGGACAGATAAAGGCTATTGATAAAATGGTGGATGAAGATATTCCATGTGAAGATGTTTTAATTCAGATCAATGCTGCGAAAAGTGCTTTACATAAAGTAGGTCAGGTGGTTTTAGAAGGCCATTTGAACCATTGTGTCAGAGAAGGTATTGAACATGGAGATGCCGATAGAACAATAGCAGATTTTGCCAAGGCTATAGAGCATTTTTCAAGAATGTCATAG
- a CDS encoding ATP-dependent metallopeptidase FtsH/Yme1/Tma family protein, whose protein sequence is MKNIKNKFILIPIFTFILSLSFLIFISYKNSSIGYKSYTLFQKDLLDKRISTVYITDNPKIRIKLKDGGIYETDNPRTPNIKQTLLENNILVSEDYPVDSKQIYPGTLMLLSVISIIFMAVKNSEKVSKKTLAIDSLETTVVKDFNYTFENVAGNEEAKESVKDVVDFLKNPEKYASYGARMPKGIMLYGQPGTGKTLLARAVAGEANVPFYAVSGSDFIQIYVGVGASRIRQLFKKARNNSTGKAVIFIDEIDAIGKKRDGGNSSGGSDERDQTLNALLTEMSGFNEKKGIVVIAATNRLDMLDPALLRPGRFDRHIEITLPDISSRKKIIALHLNNKPVGNLNLHEWAQKTSYFSGAKIENLVNEAAIIACKENSRAIEDTHMDRAFSIILAGYEKKNRDYIKDMDKKITAYHEVGHALVSLKVLPNEKISKVTIIPSTNGVGGYTLSIPEDKLYENKDYLKKRIMILLGGRAAEEVIFGSNYITTGAHNDLQRSTHIAFNMITQYGMGETLGLLNMQELMKLNINQDKIIEECKKLIDSMYYHTKNIIIENRPYLKKITELLIEKETLYAKDLDDLKLISK, encoded by the coding sequence ATAAAAAATATAAAAAACAAATTTATTTTAATACCCATTTTTACTTTTATATTGTCTCTCAGTTTTTTAATATTCATAAGTTATAAAAATAGTTCCATAGGATACAAATCCTACACTTTATTTCAGAAAGATTTATTGGATAAAAGAATTTCAACAGTTTACATTACAGACAACCCCAAGATAAGAATAAAATTAAAAGATGGCGGTATATATGAAACAGATAACCCCAGAACGCCTAATATTAAACAAACACTACTAGAAAATAATATACTTGTATCTGAAGATTACCCCGTAGATAGTAAACAAATATACCCAGGTACTTTGATGCTTCTTTCTGTTATATCCATTATATTTATGGCAGTTAAAAATTCTGAAAAAGTTTCTAAGAAAACCTTAGCCATTGACTCTTTGGAAACTACTGTCGTAAAAGACTTTAATTATACTTTTGAAAATGTAGCTGGAAATGAAGAGGCAAAAGAAAGTGTAAAAGATGTAGTGGATTTTTTAAAAAATCCTGAAAAATATGCATCCTATGGAGCAAGAATGCCAAAGGGTATAATGTTGTATGGACAACCTGGAACAGGAAAAACTCTCCTAGCCAGAGCAGTTGCCGGTGAAGCAAATGTTCCTTTTTATGCAGTTTCAGGTTCAGATTTCATACAGATATATGTAGGTGTGGGAGCCAGTCGTATAAGACAGTTATTTAAAAAGGCAAGAAATAACAGTACTGGAAAAGCAGTTATATTTATAGATGAAATAGATGCCATTGGTAAAAAGAGAGATGGAGGCAATTCTTCTGGTGGTTCTGATGAGAGAGATCAAACCCTAAATGCCCTGCTCACAGAAATGTCTGGTTTCAATGAGAAGAAAGGAATTGTAGTAATAGCTGCAACTAATAGATTAGACATGCTAGATCCTGCACTCTTAAGACCTGGAAGATTCGATAGACACATAGAAATAACGCTTCCAGATATTTCTTCAAGGAAAAAAATTATAGCCCTTCATCTAAACAATAAGCCTGTAGGTAATCTAAATTTACATGAATGGGCTCAAAAAACTTCTTATTTTTCAGGTGCAAAAATTGAAAACCTAGTAAATGAAGCTGCAATAATTGCATGTAAAGAAAACAGCAGAGCCATTGAAGATACCCATATGGACAGGGCTTTTTCTATAATTTTGGCAGGCTATGAAAAGAAAAATAGAGATTATATAAAAGATATGGATAAAAAAATAACTGCATATCATGAGGTGGGCCATGCTTTAGTATCTTTAAAGGTGCTTCCAAATGAAAAAATATCTAAAGTAACAATTATTCCAAGTACTAACGGAGTTGGAGGTTATACTTTAAGCATACCAGAGGACAAGCTTTATGAAAATAAAGATTATTTAAAAAAGAGAATAATGATACTTTTAGGAGGAAGGGCTGCAGAAGAAGTTATATTTGGTTCCAATTATATAACCACCGGTGCTCATAATGACCTGCAGCGAAGTACACATATAGCTTTTAATATGATAACCCAATATGGTATGGGAGAAACTCTAGGGCTTTTAAATATGCAAGAATTAATGAAACTAAATATAAACCAGGATAAAATTATTGAAGAATGCAAAAAATTAATCGACTCTATGTATTATCATACAAAAAACATAATAATTGAAAACAGACCCTATCTTAAAAAAATAACTGAATTACTTATAGAAAAAGAAACATTATATGCAAAAGACTTAGATGACTTAAAATTAATATCCAAATAG
- a CDS encoding rhomboid family intramembrane serine protease has product MNSYIDNLIEILYKVYNFKIIEIKKSQGLYSKWVLWREENDIIRVVFFPRVENINVEFIISDLKKLFQNKRLKFTQVIMDKEASLSAEYINNYQLDYEIHRQFELILINPDLNQLVYYTEGSKELANQMLQGIIHVRNSGNISSEKRIKEVVVTYVIIALNVLVYIVTSYLSGSIMDSNLNVLVFMGAKVNFLIAKGQYYRLFTCMFLHAGIVHLGVNMYSLYMMGTFIEKVYGKFKYIIIYIISGLFSSIFSYMFSSSISVGASGAIFGLLGASLVFALKMKHSVAREFIMNIMVIIVMNLIIGFSVANVDNFGHIGGLIGGIIITYVLSNMSFKKV; this is encoded by the coding sequence ATGAATTCGTATATTGATAATTTAATAGAAATATTGTATAAGGTTTACAATTTTAAAATTATAGAAATAAAAAAGAGCCAGGGTTTATACAGTAAATGGGTATTATGGAGGGAAGAAAATGATATTATAAGAGTTGTATTTTTTCCTCGGGTTGAAAATATAAATGTAGAATTTATTATTTCAGATTTGAAAAAGTTATTTCAAAATAAAAGGTTAAAGTTTACACAAGTAATTATGGATAAAGAAGCTAGTTTATCTGCAGAATACATAAATAATTATCAATTAGATTATGAAATACATAGACAGTTTGAATTGATTTTAATAAATCCTGATTTAAATCAATTAGTATATTATACAGAAGGATCAAAAGAGCTGGCCAATCAAATGTTACAAGGGATAATTCATGTAAGGAATTCTGGAAATATCTCCAGTGAAAAAAGAATAAAAGAGGTAGTTGTCACCTATGTGATTATAGCACTAAATGTATTGGTATATATAGTAACTTCATATTTGTCTGGCAGCATAATGGATAGTAATTTAAATGTTCTGGTGTTTATGGGAGCCAAGGTAAATTTTCTTATAGCTAAAGGACAATACTATAGGTTATTTACCTGTATGTTTTTACATGCAGGTATAGTACATTTGGGAGTAAATATGTACTCACTTTATATGATGGGTACTTTTATTGAAAAAGTATACGGAAAGTTTAAATATATAATTATATATATTATTTCAGGGTTGTTTTCTTCTATATTTAGTTATATGTTCTCATCTTCCATATCTGTAGGAGCTTCAGGAGCAATATTTGGACTTTTAGGTGCATCTTTGGTATTTGCCCTTAAAATGAAACATTCTGTAGCTAGGGAATTTATCATGAATATAATGGTTATAATTGTAATGAACCTTATAATAGGGTTTTCCGTAGCCAATGTGGATAACTTTGGACATATAGGAGGACTTATAGGAGGCATAATTATTACTTATGTACTAAGTAATATGTCTTTTAAAAAAGTTTAA
- a CDS encoding HD-GYP domain-containing protein, producing MRLEFINRVKEKDVLGKSILTCDGQVLLKTGVKLTNNYINKLKELGVFYLYVEDERLEDVNIEDEKLLELKQESMKSMSNIMSNLYNCNEKELRKSLVGIEDMVNYIIELGDVNKSLYDIQTYDNYTFIHSIDTCIMASFLGASTGYDKWQLREIGIGASLHDIGKTKIPLEILNKQTKLTDEEFNEIKNHPLYGSKILKKNVIISDAVIKIVEQHHERIDGRGYPYGLESKQITNYAKLVCICDVYDAVSNDRCYRKKFSPNDAYELILSGSGSNFDQDLVCNFKNTFAIYPLGCGVKLSNKIEGYVVRQNKGFPDRPIIRVLCDEDTGKLIPAYELDLLRMPNVVITGLI from the coding sequence ATGAGACTAGAGTTCATAAATAGAGTTAAAGAAAAAGATGTGCTTGGAAAAAGCATATTGACATGTGATGGACAAGTTTTATTAAAGACAGGAGTAAAATTGACCAATAATTATATAAATAAATTAAAAGAATTAGGTGTATTCTATTTGTATGTAGAAGATGAGAGATTGGAAGATGTGAATATAGAAGATGAAAAGTTACTGGAATTAAAGCAAGAATCAATGAAAAGTATGTCAAATATAATGAGTAATTTGTATAATTGTAATGAAAAAGAGCTGAGAAAATCCCTTGTAGGTATAGAAGATATGGTAAACTATATAATTGAACTTGGTGATGTAAATAAGAGCCTTTATGATATACAGACCTACGATAACTATACCTTTATTCACTCAATAGATACTTGTATTATGGCCTCTTTTCTGGGTGCTTCAACAGGATATGATAAATGGCAATTGAGAGAAATCGGCATAGGTGCTTCTTTGCATGATATAGGAAAAACAAAGATTCCTTTAGAAATATTGAATAAACAAACTAAGCTTACAGATGAAGAATTTAACGAGATAAAAAATCATCCTTTGTATGGGTCTAAAATTCTTAAAAAAAATGTTATAATTTCAGATGCTGTAATAAAAATAGTCGAACAACACCATGAGAGAATAGATGGCAGGGGATATCCTTATGGGCTTGAAAGTAAGCAAATAACGAATTATGCAAAACTAGTTTGTATATGTGATGTATATGATGCAGTAAGCAACGATAGATGCTACAGGAAAAAATTTAGTCCAAATGATGCTTATGAACTCATACTTTCAGGGAGTGGCAGTAATTTTGATCAGGATTTAGTGTGCAATTTTAAAAATACTTTTGCCATATATCCTCTGGGATGTGGAGTTAAATTATCAAATAAAATTGAAGGCTATGTTGTAAGACAAAATAAAGGATTTCCAGATAGACCAATAATAAGAGTGCTTTGTGATGAGGATACAGGAAAACTTATACCAGCTTACGAATTGGACTTATTGCGGATGCCCAATGTGGTTATAACTGGATTGATTTGA
- a CDS encoding Fur family transcriptional regulator, translating into MDIEKYLRKYGIKVTQARLNILDILYKSESAINVEDLFQEYKKKNINVDLSTIYRTLELFENKKIIRKFDLDKGRYSYAVIRKNHKHILQCKVCEKQVEIDCPMQQIEEIIKSKTDFVLVDEELDFKISGICKDCRNKQLKP; encoded by the coding sequence ATGGATATAGAGAAATACTTGAGAAAATATGGAATAAAAGTTACACAAGCTAGATTAAATATTTTAGATATATTATATAAGAGTGAAAGTGCAATAAATGTAGAAGATTTATTTCAAGAGTATAAAAAGAAAAATATAAATGTAGATTTATCTACAATTTATAGAACTTTAGAGTTATTTGAAAATAAAAAAATTATAAGAAAGTTTGATTTAGATAAGGGAAGATACAGCTATGCTGTAATAAGAAAAAACCACAAGCACATATTACAATGTAAGGTATGTGAAAAACAGGTAGAGATAGATTGTCCCATGCAGCAAATAGAAGAAATAATAAAAAGTAAAACAGATTTTGTACTTGTAGATGAGGAACTGGATTTTAAAATAAGTGGCATATGTAAAGATTGCAGAAACAAGCAACTAAAACCATAA
- a CDS encoding manganese efflux pump MntP gives MTFRSLFLIALALSLDAFSVAISVGLNNAIKRNKKIQFVISFAFFQFFFAMLGSYGGFLFNKYVASIPEIVGGAVVSIVGILMLKEGFESKKQHTLVKPGMVIILGVSVSIDALVIGFTTLNNMRNTLDMLYHTLFIGMVTLILTSCAFIISRYLRKIHAVSKYADYIGGIILIIFGIKMMLF, from the coding sequence ATGACATTTCGATCCTTATTTTTAATTGCTCTGGCACTTTCTTTGGATGCTTTTAGTGTTGCCATATCTGTAGGCTTGAACAATGCGATAAAAAGAAATAAAAAAATTCAATTTGTAATATCTTTTGCATTTTTTCAGTTTTTCTTTGCTATGCTGGGTTCTTATGGAGGCTTTTTATTCAATAAGTATGTTGCCTCTATTCCTGAGATAGTTGGAGGAGCAGTAGTATCAATTGTAGGCATACTTATGCTTAAGGAGGGCTTTGAAAGTAAAAAACAGCACACGCTTGTAAAACCTGGAATGGTTATTATACTTGGGGTTTCTGTAAGTATTGATGCTTTAGTAATTGGATTTACTACTTTAAACAATATGAGAAATACTTTAGATATGCTATATCATACTTTATTTATAGGTATGGTAACTCTTATATTGACTTCTTGTGCTTTTATTATCTCAAGGTATCTTAGAAAAATACACGCTGTAAGTAAGTATGCAGATTATATAGGAGGTATAATACTTATTATATTTGGTATCAAAATGATGCTTTTTTAA
- a CDS encoding M48 family metallopeptidase encodes METTHQVLSLSYTVVRKNKKNISIKIDEKGKVIINAPYHISYESIEEVVKNKMPWILKNVNIVKERMECVKFRDIKQGKKILWLGKYLNLERYIVDTRKWYIRIFKNNFVIYGSKTLLEDEESIRDIIYKFYREKAKLIFKHKVDVYSKKLNVCPRNITVRCQKTLWGSCYSNGNINLNCRLLMAPIEIIEYIIVHELCHLVYMNHSKDYWKLVECEIPDYVNRREWLKNNGYMLVFPMRFKGGIYI; translated from the coding sequence ATGGAAACTACTCATCAGGTTCTTTCGTTAAGCTATACAGTAGTTAGAAAAAATAAAAAAAATATAAGTATCAAAATCGATGAAAAGGGAAAAGTAATTATAAATGCTCCCTACCACATAAGTTATGAATCCATAGAGGAAGTTGTGAAAAATAAGATGCCATGGATATTAAAAAATGTTAACATAGTAAAAGAAAGGATGGAATGCGTAAAATTCAGGGATATAAAACAGGGAAAAAAGATCCTGTGGCTTGGTAAATATCTAAATCTTGAAAGATATATAGTGGATACACGAAAATGGTATATTAGAATTTTTAAAAATAATTTCGTAATTTATGGGAGCAAAACTTTGTTAGAGGATGAAGAAAGTATTAGAGATATTATATATAAATTTTATAGGGAAAAAGCTAAATTGATCTTTAAGCATAAAGTAGATGTATATAGCAAGAAACTGAATGTATGTCCCAGAAATATAACTGTTAGATGTCAGAAAACCCTATGGGGAAGCTGCTATTCAAATGGAAATATAAATCTTAACTGCAGGCTTTTAATGGCACCTATTGAGATAATAGAGTACATAATTGTACATGAATTATGTCATTTAGTGTACATGAATCATTCTAAAGATTATTGGAAGCTGGTGGAATGTGAAATACCTGATTATGTAAATCGAAGAGAATGGCTTAAAAATAATGGATATATGCTTGTTTTTCCTATGAGATTTAAAGGAGGAATATATATATAA